Proteins from a genomic interval of Ptychodera flava strain L36383 chromosome 7, AS_Pfla_20210202, whole genome shotgun sequence:
- the LOC139136829 gene encoding uncharacterized protein — translation MGALPGVPMSERWQKLNEKIAREIKPDELLKLKTLSRVKKSVAERDLGRIGSTLILLETLERQNVLSKRHVDTLIEILEDIGRTDLALEVIQYRDKVRSLAFCESLKAKPYFLAFVVIYSEPNMQNPRSNTEFIAKWEQHKLQVAQQRTQIN, via the exons ATGGGGGCTTTGCCGGGGGTACCGATGTCTGAAAGGTGGCAGAAATTGAATGAGAAAATTGCCAGAGAAATAAAGCCAG ATGAGCTTTTAAAACTGAAGACATTGAGCAGAGTTAAGAAAAGTGTAGCAGAGAGAGATCTAGGTCGCATTGGATCAACACTCATTCTCTTAGAGACACTGGAACGTCAGAATGTTCTATCTAAACGGCATGTAGATACCCTGATTGAAATTCTAGAAGATATCGGAAGAACTGATTTAGCTCTCGAAGTAATCCAATACAGAG ACAAGGTAAGAAGCTTGGCATTTTGTGAATCATTGAAAGCAAAACCTTATTTTCTGGCCTTCGTAGTTATTTATTCAGAACCAAACATGCAAAACCCCCGTTCAAATACCGAGTTCATTGCGAAATGGGAACAGCACAAGTTACAAGTTGCACAACAAAGAACCCAAATCAACTGA
- the LOC139137826 gene encoding probable serine/threonine-protein kinase roco4, translating to MCEHKYSLLLFYQEFFQSLQESSQRNETRKNLYRGRVMLVGAYGAGKTSTKRSLFKEPYKTEHLSTDGADVFSIDITEWIIKESTTEYKGDKSIIETKKLLADVLTSGMTEDPFRGATQQNTQETTTAEVMEVVDVFDAVKLEGERITEARERLYLQYEEKLGRHRMRSEESDVFFSLWDFAGQSIYYITHQVFLASRVIYILATDLTKSLDDTLPVGDGEYWTVKQFLSFWMNSIHTHASQGSQVRLKQSDGSFKTAVAPPVIILGTKKDLLKQKNTTKGVAAVDVNDEVQKRLLEIKEYLAKHATRAVNAHLVDMIAIDNKSRNEDGTTTDSAVETLRLKIQQLAMKYLFLGAVPAKWILLELSLRKLRKEKISLDEVKDLGKRMKMEEAEVIKALDFYHSVGEILYHKAVPELNNTVILDVEWLVSLFKILITKSSAYKKELNVPVQHSSLIDELHSEGRLHEELLDYLLKRHDRREDKAIY from the exons atgtgtgaacataaatattctttgttacttttttaccagGAATTCTTCCAGAGTCTTCAGGAATCCTCTCAAAGAAATGAAACGCGCAAAAATCTTTATCGAGGACGGGTTATGTTAGTTGGGGCATATGGTGCAGGGAAGACATCGACAAAAAGAAGTCTTTTCAAAGAACCTTATAAAACAGAGCATTTGAGCACAGATGGAGCTGATGTCTTCAGTATAGATATAACAGAATGGATTATTAAAG AGTCTACTACCGAGTACAAAGGTGATAAATCTATAATAGAAACGAAGAAGTTATTGGCAGATGTCCTCACAAGCGGAATGACCGAGGATCCCTTTAGAGGTGCTACACAGCAAAACACACAGGAAACCACAACAGCTGAAGTCATGGAGGTTGTCGATGTATTTGATGCCGTAAAACTGGAAGGAGAACGAATAACTGAAGCTCGTGAAAGGTTATATCTTCAGTATGAAGAAAAGCTGGGCCGACACCGAATGAGGAGTGAAGAATCAGACGTATTCTTCAGTTTATGGGATTTTGCAGGACAGAGTATATATTACATCACACATCAG gtatTCCTCGCAAGTCGGGTCATCTACATTCTTGCAACTGATCTCACCAAGTCTCTTGACGACACTTTGCCTGTCGGTGATGGTGAATATTGGACGGTAAAGC AATTTCTTAGTTTTTGGATGAATTCAATTCACACACATGCAAGCCAAGGATCTCAAGTTCGTCTCAAGCAATCAGACGGAAGTTTTAAGACAGCAGTTGCACCACCCGTCATCATTTTAGGAACAAAGAAAGACCTCTTAAAACAG AAAAACACAACTAAAGGTGTTGCAGCTGTGGACGTCAACGATGAAGTCCAAAAACGACTTCTTGAGATAAAGGAATACTTGGCTAAGCATGCTACTCGAGCAGTTAATGCCCACCTTGTTGACATGATTGCAATTGATAACAAGTCCAGAAATGAAGATGGCACCACTACAGATTCTGCAGTTGAAACCCTCCGACTGAAGATACAGCAGTTGGCAATGAAGTACCTTTTTCTTGGTGCAGTGCCAGCGAAGTGGATACTTTTGgaactttcgttgaggaaaCTGCGAAAGGAGAAAATATCTCTGGATGAAGTGAAGGATTTAGGAAAGAGGATGAAAATGGAAGAAGCGGAAGTCATCAAAGCTCTTGATTTTTATCACAGTGTCGGGGAAATACTTTACCATAAGGCAGTACCTGAGCTAAACAATACCGTAATCTTGGATGTCGAATGGCTGGTGAGCCTTTTCAAGATACTGATCACTAAATCGAGCGCCTACAAGAAAGAACTAAATGTTCCGGTACAACACAGTAGTCTGATTGACGAGTTGCATTCTGAAGGAAGGCTACAtgaagaattgttagattatCTTCTGAAGCGTCACGACCGAAGGGAAGACAAGGCTATTTACTGA